Within the Bacillota bacterium genome, the region TCTTTGATCCCAGCAGCCATCGCTGCGTTTCCGATGCCAAAGCCAAGGCAGACAGGCAGCTTAGTTGCCGCTCTAATCTGACCAATAAAGCTTGATAAATCCTTAGAAAAACGGCTGCGCACCCCGGTGACACCTCTCGATGAAATAGCATAAACAAAGCCCCCTGCTCCCGCCACAACCTTGCCAATCCGCTCCCGGGATGTAGGCGCCACCAGGGGAATCAGATCTACCGGATAGTCTCCAGCTCTCAATATCTGCCTGAACTCCGCCCGCTCTTCCAGAGGAAGATCGGGAATGATGAGTCCCGCCACTCCAACCTCAGCGCATTTCGCCGCAAATGCCTCCATCCCATATTTATAAACCGGGTTGAAATAGACCAGCAGCACAATGGGCGTCCTAATCTTTCCCTGAAAGGACTGGACTAGGTCAAAGATTTTGGTCATAGTGGTTCCTGCTGCCAGAGCCCGCCCGGTTGCCCGCTGAATCACCGGACCATCGGCCAAGGGATCAGAGTAAGGCACGCCTAATTCAATAATATCCACCCCAGCCCGATCCAAGGCAGATACAAACTCAGCCGTTGCTGCAAGGTTAGGATCACCGGCAGTGATGTATGGGATCACAGCCTTCTTTCCCTGCTCTTTTAGCCTATCAAACACCTGCCCAATCTTCATACCAGGCCCTCCTTCTTTAGAGCTGCCGCTGCAGTATAGACATCCTTATCACCACGTCCCGAAAGGTTTACCACAATCAGCTCATCCTTGTTTGTTTTTGGCGCCAGCTTCTGGACAAAGGCCACCGCATGGGCACTTTCCAAAGCGGGGATAATCCCCTCTGTTTCCGCCAAGAGCTGAAACGCATCCAGCGCTTCCCGATCGGTTACAGCTGCATACTGGGATCTGCCTATGTGATGCAGGTAAGCATGCTCTGGACCCACACCCGGGTAGTCCAGCCCGGCTGATATTGAATGGACCGGCAGGATCTGGCCTTCTTCATCCTGCAGCAGATAGGTCATCATGCCGTGGATGACCCCTGGAGTGCCCCGGCTGATCGAGGCGGCATGCTTGTAGGTATCCAAACCCAGCCCCGCGGCTTCCACACCATACAGCTGCACCTCAGGATCATTGACAAACGGATAGAACAAGCCCATGGCATTGCTGCCCCCGCCAACGCAGGCCACCAGATGATCCGGAAGGCGCCCTTCCCCAGCCAGCATCTGCCTCCGCACTTCATCCCCGATAATCCGCTGAAAATCCCGGACCATGGCGGGATAAGGATGGGGTCCAACTACCGATCCGATTACGTAGAAGGTATTATCTACATTGGCAACCCAGTCCCGAATCGCCTCATTGGTGGCATCCTTCAGGGTTTTGGTGCCGGACTCCACCGCATTTACCTTGGCTCCCAACAGCTCCATTCGAAACACATTTAATTCCTGGCGCTTAACATCTTCCGCTCCCATATAGACTTCACAGACCAGATTCATCATGGCGCATACGGTGGCGGTGGCCACTCCATGCTGACCGGCTCCGGTTTCAGCAATGATCCGTGTTTTCCCCATTCTTTTAGCCAGCAGCACCTGACCAATCACATTGTTGATCTTGTGGGCACCGGTGTGGTTCAGATCCTCCCGCTTCAGATAGATTTTGCCCCCACCGAGAGCTTTTGTGAGATTGGCGGCAAAATACAGGGGAGTTGGTCTTCCAGAGTACTCTTGAAGATAGTAGTGATACTCAGACCAAAATTCGCCGTCTTCAAGGCAGCGCTCATACTCCCGCTCCAGTTCAATCAGGGCATGCATGAGAGTTTCGGGAACATACTGCCCGCCAAACATACCGTACCGGCCCACTTTAAATGCTGTACTCATATGATCCCCTCACTTTCTCGATAAACAGTTGAATTTTGTGAAAATCCTTAATGCCATCGGTCTCAACGCCACTGCTCACATCCACGGCAAAGGGCCTGACGGCGGCAATTGCCTGAAGCACGTTATCTGGGTTGAGCCCTCCTGCCAGAATCAGAGGATAAGGCAGCTCCAGCCCCTTCACCAGCCGCCAATCGAAGGTTCTTCCTGACCCACCCCTTTCTGAGTCAAGGAGCAGCGCCTCAATGCCATTAAAATCAGCGGCCTGAATCAGAGCGCTCTGATCTCTGATCCGAAGTGCCTTCCAAATCGGCTTACTAAAGCTCTGCCAGTAAGCGCTTGTTTCACGGCCGTGAAACTGGAGAATATCCAGATTGCACCGAACCGCAGCATCTTGAACAAAACTCGGCGGCGCATTTACAAACACCCCCACCTTTTTCATGGCCGGCGCCAGGTCCTGAGCCATCCGTTCCGCTTCAGCCACACTTACCCGGCGCCTGCTTTCCGCAAAGACAAAGCCGGCGTAATCAGGGAGGAGTTGGTTGACAAAATCCACGTCCTGCTTGCGGGATAATCCGCAGATCTTGACTTTAACCCTGCTCGTACTCATCCAGCTCACCTCTAAGTTCCCTAAACTTTTGGGAAATATCTGCTGCCCGCATCAGGCTTTCACCAATCAGCACCCCATCGACTCCCGCAGCCTCCAGCAGCTCCATATCGGAGCGGGTGTGGACCCCACTTTCACTGATCACCACTATGTCCTTGGGGATAAAAGAGGCAAGTTCCAGAGTTACCTCCAGATTGGTCTCGAAAGTATGGAGATTGCGGTTGTTAATGCCCACAAAATCTGCCCCAGCTTCCAAAGCCATATCCAGTTCCGTTTGATTGTGGACCTCCACCAGACACTGGAGCTTAAGCTCTTTGGCAAGCTTGATAAAATCCACCAACTCTCCAAGGCTTAGCACCGCTGCGATCAGGAGAATGCAGTCGGCTCCCAGCAGCTTAGCTTCCAGAATCTGGTAGGGATCGATAATGAAATCTTTGCGCAGAATGGGAAGGGAGACTACTGCCCCAATCTCGGGCAGGTACTCATCCTTCCCTAAGAAATACTTGGGTTCAGTTAAAACCGAAATTCCCGCAGCCTTATTGGCGGCATACTCCTTGGCAATGGCACTAGGATCAAAATCCTGGCAGATGATCCCCTTAGACGGCGAAGCCTGCTTCACTTCGGCAATTATCCCTAATCCTGGAGCAGAACTTATGGCCGCTTTCAAATCCCGGCATGGGTTCAACCTGGTTCGATCCACTGCAGCCAGATCCAAAGGCCAGCTTTTCTTTAACGCACCAACAGTTCTTTTTCGATCAGCTATAATCCGCTCCAGCATCATGACACCCTCAACTCCCGGGAGATTTCGATCCAATTCACCAGCGTTTGATACGCCTCCCCACTGTCAATGATTTCTGCCGCCAATTCAACACCTTCCCGCAAGTTTGCTGCCTTTTTGCCAACATAGAGGGCGGCTGCTGCATTGAGAAGGACAATATCCCGCTTTGGCCCCTCTGCTCCTCGGAGAAGGTTGAGGATAATCTGGGCATTGATTTCAGCACTGCCCCCTTTAAGCTCATCCTTGTGGGCATAGCTGATCCCAAGTTGAGGCGGCTCGATCAAGTACGTCTCTACTGTTCCATCCTTCAATTCTGTAACTTTGGTCGGGCTGGTGGTGGTAATCTCATCTAAGCCGTCCAACCCGTGAACC harbors:
- the trpB gene encoding tryptophan synthase subunit beta, encoding MSTAFKVGRYGMFGGQYVPETLMHALIELEREYERCLEDGEFWSEYHYYLQEYSGRPTPLYFAANLTKALGGGKIYLKREDLNHTGAHKINNVIGQVLLAKRMGKTRIIAETGAGQHGVATATVCAMMNLVCEVYMGAEDVKRQELNVFRMELLGAKVNAVESGTKTLKDATNEAIRDWVANVDNTFYVIGSVVGPHPYPAMVRDFQRIIGDEVRRQMLAGEGRLPDHLVACVGGGSNAMGLFYPFVNDPEVQLYGVEAAGLGLDTYKHAASISRGTPGVIHGMMTYLLQDEEGQILPVHSISAGLDYPGVGPEHAYLHHIGRSQYAAVTDREALDAFQLLAETEGIIPALESAHAVAFVQKLAPKTNKDELIVVNLSGRGDKDVYTAAAALKKEGLV
- a CDS encoding phosphoribosylanthranilate isomerase; its protein translation is MSTSRVKVKICGLSRKQDVDFVNQLLPDYAGFVFAESRRRVSVAEAERMAQDLAPAMKKVGVFVNAPPSFVQDAAVRCNLDILQFHGRETSAYWQSFSKPIWKALRIRDQSALIQAADFNGIEALLLDSERGGSGRTFDWRLVKGLELPYPLILAGGLNPDNVLQAIAAVRPFAVDVSSGVETDGIKDFHKIQLFIEKVRGSYEYSI
- the trpC gene encoding indole-3-glycerol phosphate synthase TrpC codes for the protein MMLERIIADRKRTVGALKKSWPLDLAAVDRTRLNPCRDLKAAISSAPGLGIIAEVKQASPSKGIICQDFDPSAIAKEYAANKAAGISVLTEPKYFLGKDEYLPEIGAVVSLPILRKDFIIDPYQILEAKLLGADCILLIAAVLSLGELVDFIKLAKELKLQCLVEVHNQTELDMALEAGADFVGINNRNLHTFETNLEVTLELASFIPKDIVVISESGVHTRSDMELLEAAGVDGVLIGESLMRAADISQKFRELRGELDEYEQG
- a CDS encoding tryptophan synthase subunit alpha, producing the protein MKIGQVFDRLKEQGKKAVIPYITAGDPNLAATAEFVSALDRAGVDIIELGVPYSDPLADGPVIQRATGRALAAGTTMTKIFDLVQSFQGKIRTPIVLLVYFNPVYKYGMEAFAAKCAEVGVAGLIIPDLPLEERAEFRQILRAGDYPVDLIPLVAPTSRERIGKVVAGAGGFVYAISSRGVTGVRSRFSKDLSSFIGQIRAATKLPVCLGFGIGNAAMAAGIKDLVDGVIFGSVLVEMIEKAGTTAEAAAQLADFAANLRAALD